In one Candidatus Pelagibacter sp. HTCC7211 genomic region, the following are encoded:
- the pilM gene encoding pilus assembly protein PilM, translated as MKNPFANLFKKKPKGDEGTPVPQAQDKKKKEGFFSKFFKNRLGKSAVQGEEIVGVELTPTEIRLAQLSTDKSNKWVLEKFFTHKIEDADANSNVLDEPDKYGEQLQIALQKSKIQTSNAAIAIPVTSAIIRVVTAPLMTDEELNKAIDTDSLWENLVQLTDNLNDYSVFHQVINRDTTGNTMDILFVASKLSDINSYTSIIKKGGLNAVIIDVKCFALKSAVDQINQLGGSIEESNLTAVLEFGLDENYVMILYENNPIITDIFIRGQDRNTLLNSDNQEDMDALVRRYVTQVKQAIQDFETKYEKRIRNLKVVSNLTNVDTYLETFRKSLANTGFDLLDPIKEIKVPAQLEESVNYQNRSYFSTVIGLAFRKLDVFGYYKFVTAVKNINLLPNRDSMMAQKKAKVFSNFAFKGVIGVVSLIYIALFGLSFWQIKELNGKLVDYDEIVQTHELRTLEKNKLEKDVGIILKSLKISKSIKSNKTASFRVLAQIASAVPKRVKFESVEYNGSSQIVIKGSAFSDQDILKLISNLNNKKLIKQASLATMTLPDGQSQNAPTMKGFVVACILESA; from the coding sequence ATGAAAAATCCTTTTGCAAATCTTTTTAAAAAAAAACCGAAAGGTGATGAGGGAACACCCGTCCCACAAGCTCAAGATAAAAAAAAGAAAGAAGGATTTTTTAGTAAATTCTTTAAAAACAGGTTAGGAAAATCTGCTGTTCAAGGTGAAGAAATTGTTGGAGTAGAGCTAACCCCCACAGAAATAAGATTAGCTCAATTATCGACTGACAAATCAAATAAGTGGGTTTTAGAAAAATTTTTTACTCATAAAATTGAGGATGCAGATGCGAATTCAAACGTATTAGATGAACCAGATAAGTATGGGGAACAATTACAAATTGCTTTACAAAAATCTAAAATACAAACATCAAATGCTGCAATAGCCATTCCAGTTACAAGTGCAATCATAAGAGTAGTGACTGCACCCTTAATGACTGACGAAGAATTAAATAAAGCAATTGATACTGATTCACTTTGGGAAAATTTAGTTCAACTTACTGATAATCTAAATGATTACTCAGTTTTTCATCAAGTTATTAATAGAGATACCACTGGCAATACTATGGATATCTTGTTCGTTGCCTCAAAACTTTCAGATATTAATAGTTACACATCGATAATTAAAAAAGGTGGTCTTAATGCAGTTATTATTGATGTAAAATGTTTTGCACTTAAATCTGCTGTTGACCAAATCAATCAACTTGGTGGATCAATTGAAGAGAGTAATCTTACTGCAGTTCTAGAATTTGGATTGGATGAAAATTATGTAATGATTTTATATGAAAATAATCCAATTATTACAGATATATTTATAAGAGGCCAAGACAGAAATACGCTTTTAAATTCTGATAACCAAGAAGATATGGATGCTTTGGTTAGAAGATATGTAACCCAAGTTAAACAAGCGATACAAGATTTTGAAACAAAATATGAAAAAAGAATTAGAAATTTAAAAGTTGTCTCAAATTTAACTAATGTTGATACTTATCTTGAAACTTTTAGAAAAAGTTTAGCTAATACTGGTTTTGATTTATTAGATCCTATTAAAGAAATTAAAGTTCCTGCACAATTAGAGGAAAGTGTTAATTATCAAAATAGATCATACTTCTCAACAGTGATTGGTTTAGCATTTAGAAAGTTAGATGTTTTTGGTTATTACAAATTTGTAACAGCAGTAAAAAATATTAACCTTCTTCCAAATAGAGACAGCATGATGGCTCAAAAGAAAGCAAAAGTGTTTTCAAATTTTGCATTCAAAGGTGTAATTGGAGTTGTTTCATTAATTTATATAGCATTGTTTGGATTGTCATTTTGGCAAATCAAAGAATTAAATGGAAAGTTAGTAGATTATGATGAAATCGTTCAAACTCATGAGCTTAGAACTCTTGAAAAAAATAAACTAGAAAAAGATGTTGGTATAATATTAAAGTCACTCAAGATTAGTAAATCGATTAAGTCAAATAAAACTGCAAGTTTTAGAGTATTGGCTCAAATTGCCTCAGCAGTGCCAAAAAGAGTAAAGTTTGAATCAGTTGAGTATAATGGCTCAAGTCAAATTGTTATAAAAGGCTCAGCATTTAGTGACCAAGATATATTAAAATTAATAAGTAATTTAAATAATAAAAAATTAATTAAGCAAGCATCATTAGCAACAATGACTCTTCCTGATGGGCAATCGCAAAATGCTCCCACAATGAAAGGGTTTGTTGTAGCTTGTATATTGGAGAGCGCATAA
- a CDS encoding type IV pilus twitching motility protein PilT, producing the protein MFEKLEELAKNNKKISDFHIRSGSPLAYRQTGEIIKVADTNVTAQDLKDLISMNCNEAETARFNETHELDSAVMLSGLRFRANFYKTINGPAAVLRRVESKIPDMDQFNLPQALYDIVDFHKGLVLVTGPTGSGKSTTLAAIVNEINKTRTSNIITVEDPVEFIHKDNQSIVSHREVGKQTQSFSAALKAALREDPDVILVGEMRDLETISLALTAAETGHLVFGTLHTSGAPSTINRIIDVFPPEQQEQIRAQISTSLKMVVTQRLLKTRDGQGRVGAFEIMKCTPPVQNLIREAKIHQIPSIMQTAVRDGMITMEKSLEELVKSGKIDPGAAKSGH; encoded by the coding sequence ATGTTTGAAAAATTAGAAGAGCTTGCAAAAAATAATAAGAAGATTTCAGATTTTCATATTAGATCTGGATCTCCTTTAGCATACAGACAAACAGGTGAAATTATAAAAGTAGCTGACACAAATGTTACTGCTCAAGATTTAAAAGATTTAATATCGATGAACTGTAATGAAGCTGAGACTGCAAGATTTAATGAAACTCACGAACTAGACTCAGCTGTAATGTTAAGTGGTTTAAGATTTAGAGCAAATTTTTATAAAACAATTAATGGTCCAGCTGCTGTTCTTAGAAGAGTTGAAAGTAAAATTCCAGATATGGATCAATTTAATTTACCTCAAGCATTATATGATATCGTAGATTTTCATAAAGGTTTAGTTTTAGTAACTGGACCAACTGGCTCAGGAAAATCTACAACTCTTGCAGCGATCGTAAATGAAATTAATAAAACTAGAACTTCAAATATTATAACTGTTGAAGATCCAGTAGAATTTATTCATAAAGACAATCAAAGTATTGTCTCACACAGAGAAGTTGGAAAACAAACTCAATCATTTTCAGCAGCTTTAAAAGCAGCATTAAGAGAAGACCCTGATGTTATCTTAGTTGGAGAAATGAGAGATCTTGAAACAATCAGTTTAGCTTTAACAGCTGCTGAAACAGGACACTTAGTTTTTGGAACTTTGCACACAAGTGGTGCACCAAGTACCATCAATAGAATTATTGATGTATTTCCTCCTGAACAACAAGAACAAATCCGTGCGCAAATTTCAACTTCATTAAAAATGGTAGTTACTCAAAGATTACTTAAAACTAGAGATGGTCAAGGTAGAGTTGGTGCATTTGAAATAATGAAGTGTACTCCACCAGTTCAAAACTTAATTAGAGAAGCAAAAATTCATCAAATTCCAAGTATCATGCAAACAGCAGTTAGAGATGGAATGATTACTATGGAAAAATCTCTGGAGGAATTAGTTAAATCAGGTAAAATAGATCCAGGTGCAGCAAAATCAGGACATTAA
- a CDS encoding pilus assembly FimT family protein gives MQQNQDIKGFTLLELLVVISLVAIISAVAYPNFSSWKKEREVRSATEKIAGMISNVATQTQRGNFSYSQFWVLPVPNQSTVFFTKGMKKNNFTSLINSGATPTCRRVQSGHWDSLNDKKINIMGTTFRDYYEVYDPESGIDNIEVATHLSLDSAICFGTNGSYYKAVNGLSKGSNTNINIEGAPTANYIIICTLDNAKAFGNKCPRKLGLERPAYLVKWSRFGNVTKYKWSGSDWNRQ, from the coding sequence GTGCAGCAAAATCAGGACATTAAAGGTTTTACTCTTTTAGAATTATTGGTTGTAATTTCACTTGTTGCAATCATCTCAGCAGTTGCATATCCAAATTTTTCATCATGGAAAAAAGAAAGAGAAGTAAGATCAGCAACAGAAAAAATTGCTGGTATGATTTCAAATGTTGCAACTCAAACACAAAGAGGAAATTTTTCTTACTCTCAATTTTGGGTTCTACCCGTGCCAAACCAAAGCACCGTTTTTTTTACTAAAGGAATGAAAAAAAATAATTTTACATCACTAATTAACTCTGGAGCGACACCAACTTGTAGAAGAGTTCAAAGTGGTCACTGGGATAGTTTAAATGATAAAAAAATAAATATCATGGGAACTACATTTAGAGATTATTATGAAGTTTATGATCCAGAGTCTGGTATTGATAATATTGAAGTTGCAACACACTTAAGTCTAGATTCTGCTATTTGTTTTGGAACTAATGGAAGTTACTATAAAGCTGTTAATGGTTTATCAAAAGGAAGTAATACTAATATTAATATAGAGGGCGCACCAACTGCTAATTACATAATTATCTGCACTTTAGATAATGCTAAAGCATTTGGTAATAAATGCCCAAGAAAATTAGGGCTTGAAAGACCAGCATATTTGGTAAAATGGTCAAGATTTGGTAACGTTACCAAATATAAATGGAGTGGAAGTGATTGGAATAGACAGTAA
- a CDS encoding type IV pilus modification PilV family protein, which produces MIGIDSKKIKQKGITLIEALISTAIVGIGFIAVFQMVNYSVTSIDVSGERTKTNYLSSMIAEDLIGDRFTQIKVGGTDKKIYEYLADNTKQNKYAWKRTPSLNSNKKCKQETGSPYKTSDVTITNKEHKWNHRFSKRIKCRGVKDIKELKVYESCRNNVKVDGKTRVNCHYRNQFLWNKHYFGRMEVKLNNGNKSKVLYFRIK; this is translated from the coding sequence GTGATTGGAATAGACAGTAAAAAAATAAAGCAAAAAGGGATTACTCTTATAGAGGCTTTAATTTCAACAGCAATTGTAGGCATAGGTTTTATAGCTGTATTTCAAATGGTTAACTATTCAGTTACCTCAATAGATGTGTCTGGTGAGAGGACAAAAACAAATTATTTATCCTCAATGATTGCTGAAGATTTAATCGGAGATCGATTTACTCAAATTAAAGTTGGTGGCACTGATAAAAAGATTTATGAGTATTTAGCAGATAATACTAAGCAAAATAAATATGCTTGGAAAAGAACCCCCTCATTAAATTCAAATAAAAAATGTAAGCAAGAAACAGGAAGTCCTTATAAAACTAGTGATGTCACTATTACTAATAAAGAGCACAAATGGAATCATAGATTTTCAAAAAGAATTAAATGTCGAGGGGTTAAAGATATTAAAGAGTTAAAAGTTTATGAAAGCTGCAGAAATAATGTCAAAGTTGATGGAAAAACTAGAGTTAATTGTCATTATAGAAATCAATTCCTTTGGAATAAACATTACTTTGGCCGTATGGAAGTAAAATTAAATAACGGTAACAAGAGTAAAGTTTTATATTTCCGAATAAAATAA
- a CDS encoding PilW family protein — protein sequence MKKKNSSIAGVTLVEILIGIVISMIMMAAMFTSYQAVNNSYSQVIDRAKISQTGRNILGMIVKDIRLAGFKYFDDISKTPTNYVPIYITKASGTGCDKLDIMYSDRRVKPGSSPKTYEYTTYKITYECKASNIVDKKTKLKINAFAIYKSKSKWSGSNWVAPATSTDDLIYKDEMIVDHVQDFILLPIDEKGKIIDPAPTTLTGSNKIKVVDIMMSVRSQSQFYKKDKSFESLSLGKKSSKQFNDRFLREQIIVSAHTRNMGLQ from the coding sequence ATGAAAAAGAAAAATTCATCAATAGCTGGTGTAACTTTAGTAGAAATATTAATTGGTATCGTCATATCAATGATCATGATGGCAGCAATGTTCACATCTTATCAAGCGGTAAACAATAGCTATTCACAAGTAATAGACCGAGCAAAGATTAGTCAAACTGGTCGAAATATATTAGGGATGATTGTTAAAGACATTAGATTAGCAGGGTTTAAATATTTTGATGATATCAGTAAGACACCAACAAACTATGTTCCGATTTATATCACTAAAGCTTCTGGTACTGGATGTGATAAACTTGATATAATGTACTCTGATCGAAGAGTAAAACCTGGATCCTCTCCTAAAACATATGAGTACACGACTTATAAAATTACTTATGAATGCAAAGCATCTAACATTGTTGATAAAAAAACAAAATTAAAAATAAATGCATTTGCAATTTATAAATCAAAAAGTAAATGGAGTGGAAGTAATTGGGTAGCTCCAGCAACTTCTACTGATGATTTAATTTATAAAGATGAAATGATTGTTGATCATGTTCAAGATTTCATTTTGCTTCCAATTGATGAAAAGGGAAAGATAATTGATCCAGCACCAACTACTTTAACCGGTAGTAATAAAATTAAAGTAGTTGATATAATGATGTCGGTTAGATCACAAAGTCAATTTTATAAAAAAGATAAATCATTTGAAAGTTTATCTTTGGGTAAAAAAAGCTCTAAACAATTTAATGATAGATTTTTGAGAGAACAAATTATTGTTTCTGCTCATACAAGAAATATGGGGCTTCAATGA
- a CDS encoding pilus assembly PilX family protein → MIKNQKGFAMVLSLVLLLAMSLMGGALILIASGDHQGNNDSDQYQQTFYAAEMGLLDGEQYILNEKNGPWDASTNARNLAKSNLPEKNTTKFTGVMYAKNYSKKGKFDYRLTSTKKRSKKFLDTSDTCFKSFKDIDKDDFYVIKDDKNLNVARSMNVGVLLERSFASGGTNEEKLEATRMKKFYYEYFIERIGAANVQLVGSSIKTTATDASKNGLAYRVYSCGIYGEDGDKNKMIVSLESVVVVPKN, encoded by the coding sequence ATGATTAAAAACCAAAAAGGTTTTGCAATGGTTTTGTCATTGGTGCTTTTATTAGCAATGTCATTAATGGGTGGTGCTTTAATATTAATTGCATCAGGCGATCACCAAGGGAATAATGACAGTGACCAATACCAACAAACTTTTTATGCAGCTGAAATGGGACTTTTGGATGGTGAACAATATATTTTAAATGAAAAAAATGGACCTTGGGATGCATCTACTAATGCAAGAAATTTAGCAAAAAGTAATTTGCCAGAAAAAAATACTACTAAGTTTACTGGAGTTATGTATGCAAAAAATTACTCCAAAAAAGGTAAATTTGATTACAGATTAACTAGCACTAAAAAAAGATCAAAAAAATTTTTAGATACATCTGATACTTGTTTTAAAAGTTTTAAAGATATCGACAAAGATGATTTTTATGTAATTAAAGACGACAAAAATTTAAATGTTGCTCGAAGCATGAATGTAGGTGTACTTCTGGAAAGATCTTTTGCATCAGGAGGTACTAATGAAGAAAAATTAGAAGCTACCAGAATGAAAAAGTTTTATTATGAATACTTCATTGAAAGAATTGGAGCTGCTAATGTACAGTTAGTTGGATCCAGTATAAAAACAACTGCAACCGATGCCTCTAAAAACGGTTTAGCTTATCGGGTTTATTCCTGCGGCATTTATGGAGAAGACGGTGATAAAAACAAAATGATTGTATCTTTAGAAAGTGTGGTGGTTGTTCCTAAAAACTAG
- a CDS encoding PilC/PilY family type IV pilus protein, with amino-acid sequence MKIKFIITTLVLFFSFVSTNVSSKILPPGTGTQADVPSNLLILLDKSGSMGWRMRNAQGLNYMYVSATDSSGNIYVAQYSTYGVKKYNYSDMSDDTSWGSNGVVGRSGSCRTYYPYGIKVHNGIIYVSSYYDRRIRKIRVSDGACLGSIVPGNSRAYPISVDIHNGHLYVTTNLGLFTQNLSNGASKMCGNPSGFRYSHAMTGSGNYLYSNYSRRIYRGTLTSSGSNLCPTNIKAHNAYGMSWVYGMTAHPTNPNELYVMARNMHQIFKITVNSAGTGHTVNWRKGRWGYQKQSTATQNYFYYPWGIHYDDDNHRLIVSGYNQKKIQVFDNNGVFIKDKGGMAATTRMAAAHAAIKAIVTDSNLTSGVNFGFGYWSSRWSARQWPPGFSSWSGNITTGSARPCDTQNCLKVRVHKDGAAQINKIISSVNARGGTDPYTFMKIAQDYYNHGSLSPIDKKSPCQKSYVIVIGDGDFFPSMGWNTHINMAKALNNKGIKTFGVAFGTGISPGGLKRFNDLAKAGGTTKAIIAPTAAALKTQLQAAISQIIASKLSFTAPAITATLNEDGSLYQAQFDYAQNKEWNGTIKRTKIDKNGKLYPKDKDNWSAVDKLPKSGARKIWSAIPNTDYTTNYNNWTTSNATAIDNLVSLMGFDVQDYHRKSNNSDGSTNNKRCANASGVADGTDDDLKGLINFIRGTDYFDYDADCNLTEDRPNPMGDVYHSQLVTVGPPTAETAFTSENQESYWRATKGYDAWAETQRSRKTMIYVGSNSGVLHALNADTGIEEWGFIPPFVASRLTRVMNTNLNQVSPAAKGGSNAIYGVDGSPVQHDIWFKSPHDTSERWHTVLFVPYGRGGSGFTVLDVTDPVKPFHLVSIYNDLVNNKVYRMTHDQQILMYNYIGRSYPLSELMEAKRAGDNYAPDKGSEVASKQVCNDGGTSYCYKSKKWTLEVKNLTKKDITVMEDGKDITGSITITYDAAKDTVINFNKEMQFDADETTGNKLNSPIGITIKSGAVGTGVLTDPEWDYSSLGETWSDPRMFRLPNKGAGDNNRADDINVAVMGGGFGTQFSGAGSNVMIINMQDTDNYGKLEKVIQIEDTAASDIDNSVPSSLTVITPDKAKGANFAGSLVYAGDLEGKITKINLTNMSADPLGVPIKLYDHTTLFKAGATKTNGRYMYHAVDAAIGQSTSDLWLYAGTGDAQRLNDRTTGTQNMMIGIRDADYPNYRSIATPAKAADITKCQNTTNDTAGKPCRVQNKDLGWYVTLKDFAKVSAQPKVNNGYVYFPVYRPSKSVNKCDLGDAFICAVDDECGTHDSFIGLESSRSEQSGSKCRFVGKGVLSEIVLFAGKIFANISGKSLGAVTDLVTLDAATGESSTYRKSWRENN; translated from the coding sequence ATGAAAATAAAATTTATAATAACTACTTTAGTTTTATTTTTTAGTTTTGTTTCAACAAACGTAAGTTCAAAAATTTTACCTCCTGGAACAGGAACACAAGCAGACGTTCCCTCAAACCTTTTAATATTATTAGATAAATCTGGAAGTATGGGTTGGAGAATGAGAAATGCTCAAGGTCTTAATTACATGTACGTATCTGCAACCGATAGCTCAGGAAATATTTATGTAGCACAATATTCTACTTATGGTGTTAAAAAATATAACTACTCAGATATGTCCGACGACACTTCATGGGGAAGCAATGGAGTTGTTGGAAGAAGTGGATCTTGTAGAACTTATTATCCTTATGGAATTAAAGTTCATAACGGTATTATCTACGTAAGTAGTTATTATGATCGAAGAATTAGAAAAATTAGAGTTTCTGATGGAGCTTGCTTAGGCAGTATTGTCCCAGGTAACAGTAGGGCTTATCCAATATCAGTAGATATTCATAATGGGCATTTGTATGTTACAACCAATCTAGGTTTGTTTACGCAAAACTTAAGTAATGGTGCTAGCAAAATGTGTGGAAACCCCTCTGGTTTTAGGTATTCTCACGCAATGACAGGTAGTGGAAACTATTTGTACAGTAATTATAGCAGAAGAATATACAGAGGAACGCTGACAAGTTCTGGTTCCAATCTTTGTCCAACGAATATAAAAGCCCATAACGCCTATGGTATGAGCTGGGTCTACGGTATGACAGCCCACCCTACCAATCCAAATGAATTATATGTAATGGCGAGAAATATGCATCAAATTTTTAAAATTACTGTTAATTCAGCAGGCACGGGTCATACTGTTAATTGGCGAAAAGGAAGGTGGGGATACCAAAAACAATCAACTGCAACCCAAAATTACTTTTATTATCCATGGGGTATTCATTATGATGATGATAATCATCGATTAATTGTATCAGGATATAACCAAAAAAAAATTCAAGTATTTGATAATAATGGTGTCTTTATTAAAGATAAAGGTGGTATGGCTGCTACGACAAGAATGGCAGCAGCACATGCTGCAATTAAAGCAATTGTAACAGATTCTAATTTAACATCAGGGGTTAATTTTGGCTTTGGATATTGGTCAAGTAGATGGAGTGCTCGACAATGGCCACCTGGATTTAGTTCTTGGTCAGGAAATATCACAACAGGTTCTGCTAGACCTTGTGATACTCAAAACTGCTTAAAAGTGAGGGTTCATAAAGATGGTGCTGCCCAAATTAATAAAATTATTTCATCAGTAAATGCTCGTGGAGGAACGGATCCATATACATTTATGAAGATAGCTCAAGATTATTATAATCATGGAAGTTTAAGTCCAATTGATAAAAAATCTCCTTGTCAAAAAAGTTACGTGATAGTGATTGGAGATGGTGATTTTTTTCCTTCGATGGGCTGGAATACTCATATCAATATGGCAAAAGCTTTAAACAATAAAGGAATTAAAACTTTTGGAGTTGCTTTTGGAACAGGGATTAGCCCAGGTGGATTAAAAAGGTTTAATGATCTTGCAAAAGCTGGTGGAACCACTAAAGCAATTATTGCGCCAACTGCGGCAGCTTTAAAAACCCAATTACAAGCTGCAATTTCACAAATCATTGCATCTAAACTTTCATTTACCGCACCGGCAATTACTGCAACATTAAATGAAGATGGCTCTTTATATCAAGCTCAATTTGATTACGCACAAAATAAAGAGTGGAATGGAACTATTAAAAGAACCAAGATTGATAAAAATGGAAAATTATATCCAAAAGATAAAGATAACTGGAGTGCAGTTGATAAATTACCAAAGTCAGGTGCTAGAAAAATTTGGAGTGCAATTCCAAATACTGATTACACAACAAATTATAATAACTGGACTACGAGTAATGCTACTGCAATAGATAATTTAGTAAGCTTGATGGGATTTGATGTTCAAGATTACCATCGAAAATCTAACAACTCTGATGGATCAACTAACAATAAACGTTGTGCTAATGCATCAGGTGTTGCTGATGGAACTGATGATGATCTTAAAGGTTTAATTAATTTTATTCGAGGAACAGATTACTTTGATTATGATGCTGATTGTAATTTAACTGAAGATAGGCCAAACCCAATGGGAGATGTCTATCATTCTCAATTAGTAACTGTTGGTCCACCTACTGCTGAAACTGCATTTACAAGTGAGAACCAAGAAAGTTATTGGAGAGCTACTAAAGGTTATGACGCTTGGGCGGAAACACAAAGAAGCAGAAAAACAATGATTTATGTTGGCTCTAACAGTGGAGTATTACACGCATTGAATGCCGATACTGGTATTGAAGAATGGGGATTTATTCCTCCATTTGTTGCCTCAAGATTAACAAGAGTAATGAACACAAACTTAAACCAAGTAAGCCCAGCTGCTAAAGGAGGAAGTAATGCAATTTACGGTGTAGATGGCTCTCCTGTACAACATGATATTTGGTTCAAAAGTCCTCATGATACTTCAGAAAGATGGCATACTGTTTTATTTGTACCTTATGGAAGAGGTGGAAGTGGATTTACGGTGTTAGATGTTACAGATCCTGTAAAACCATTTCACTTAGTCTCTATTTATAACGATCTAGTAAATAATAAAGTATATCGAATGACCCATGATCAGCAAATTTTAATGTATAATTATATTGGTAGGTCATATCCTTTATCTGAATTAATGGAAGCAAAACGTGCAGGTGATAACTATGCTCCTGACAAAGGTAGTGAAGTTGCCTCAAAACAAGTTTGTAATGATGGCGGAACTTCATATTGCTATAAGAGTAAGAAATGGACTTTAGAAGTTAAAAATTTAACTAAGAAAGACATAACCGTCATGGAAGATGGTAAAGATATAACTGGCTCTATTACAATCACTTACGATGCTGCAAAAGATACTGTGATTAACTTTAATAAAGAAATGCAGTTTGATGCAGATGAAACTACTGGTAATAAATTAAATTCTCCAATTGGTATAACTATAAAATCAGGTGCAGTTGGAACAGGTGTGTTAACTGATCCAGAGTGGGATTATAGTTCTTTAGGTGAAACATGGTCAGATCCAAGAATGTTTAGACTACCAAACAAGGGTGCAGGTGATAATAACCGTGCAGATGATATTAATGTAGCTGTTATGGGTGGAGGATTTGGAACACAATTCTCAGGAGCTGGAAGTAACGTCATGATTATCAATATGCAAGATACTGATAATTATGGAAAATTAGAAAAAGTAATTCAAATTGAAGATACTGCTGCAAGTGATATTGATAATTCTGTTCCATCATCATTAACAGTAATTACTCCAGATAAAGCAAAAGGTGCAAACTTTGCAGGCTCTTTAGTTTATGCAGGAGATCTTGAAGGTAAAATTACAAAGATTAATTTAACAAATATGTCAGCAGATCCTTTAGGGGTGCCAATTAAATTATATGATCATACTACTTTATTTAAAGCAGGTGCTACTAAAACAAATGGAAGATATATGTATCACGCTGTAGATGCAGCAATTGGTCAATCAACCAGTGACTTGTGGTTGTATGCTGGAACGGGTGATGCTCAAAGATTAAATGATAGAACAACTGGAACACAAAACATGATGATTGGAATTAGAGATGCCGATTATCCAAATTATAGATCTATTGCAACGCCAGCAAAAGCTGCAGATATCACGAAATGTCAAAACACTACTAATGATACAGCTGGTAAACCATGTAGAGTTCAGAATAAAGACTTGGGTTGGTATGTAACACTAAAAGATTTTGCAAAAGTCAGTGCACAACCAAAAGTAAATAATGGTTATGTTTATTTCCCAGTTTACAGACCATCTAAATCAGTTAACAAATGTGATCTTGGAGATGCATTTATCTGTGCTGTTGATGATGAGTGCGGAACCCATGATAGTTTCATAGGACTAGAATCTTCTAGATCAGAGCAATCTGGATCTAAGTGTAGATTTGTTGGTAAAGGGGTATTGTCAGAAATTGTACTATTTGCTGGTAAAATCTTTGCAAATATCTCTGGTAAATCTCTAGGAGCAGTGACTGATCTAGTAACTCTTGATGCCGCAACGGGCGAGTCAAGTACTTACCGAAAATCTTGGCGAGAGAACAATTAA